One segment of Streptomyces sp. NA02950 DNA contains the following:
- a CDS encoding FUSC family protein: MRVRPIPPDWLIHPLRGVRGIGGPVPWGAVTRGALGVGPVVAAGVASGHTSAGVTAGLGAMFAHINDRPATHNTRVVRIGLPALAGAVGMLIGAWLGTLGLGAGIAGALAAVGLVSGALSAIGPVCSAAGVQLMVLCVVGAGMPLPETPAGRAVLVLTGAVWVIAMAALLPRLVGLVRHRPATRADAGGAVAAVYDALADLMAAVGTEGGRPARRRLTTAYDTAYEALYAHRLPLYRPDTRERRLRDRLAVAGALSEAALTLLWENEPLSDDLARTPALLARSIRTGQPPGPLPAPVPDTAGKVAVHRAVLLAARVFDGEPAPAVGPVGPGLPQRLRRASGAAGREYAARVALCVGGSTALARTLPGDHWYWLPATAAFLVKPDMGPLFSRAVSRALGTAVGVAVFGALAALLGPVAGVPGVWPVAVAALCSALIPVSVRHFALQTAVLTPLLLSLVYLGGDTDPEYTRLMDTLLACVVVLAAGALPGLGGPRAQVSVRLSLAVRATRDHLDRVLTAGTPYAVRLRLRREAYRTLADARRAVAVASAEHPPFGRDLAVWAPVVSALEEIVDTATACGVRLDQGAPAPDAELAERLRTALSDLADAVATRRPPTDLTLPAGGVLEECATLADVTAGLRRARELASS; encoded by the coding sequence TTGCGCGTCCGCCCCATCCCGCCCGACTGGCTGATCCACCCCCTGCGCGGGGTGCGGGGGATCGGCGGCCCCGTGCCCTGGGGCGCCGTGACCCGCGGAGCGCTCGGGGTCGGCCCGGTGGTGGCCGCCGGAGTCGCCTCGGGACACACCTCCGCCGGGGTCACCGCCGGGCTCGGTGCGATGTTCGCTCATATCAACGACCGCCCCGCGACCCACAACACCCGGGTCGTCCGCATCGGACTGCCCGCCCTCGCCGGAGCCGTCGGCATGCTCATCGGGGCCTGGCTGGGCACCCTCGGCCTCGGCGCGGGGATCGCGGGCGCGCTCGCCGCCGTCGGACTGGTCTCGGGCGCGCTCAGCGCCATCGGCCCCGTCTGCTCGGCGGCGGGGGTGCAGCTGATGGTGCTGTGCGTCGTCGGCGCCGGAATGCCGCTGCCCGAAACCCCGGCCGGACGCGCCGTGCTGGTCCTCACCGGCGCCGTCTGGGTGATCGCCATGGCGGCGCTGCTGCCCCGGCTGGTCGGGCTGGTCCGGCACCGCCCGGCCACCCGCGCCGACGCGGGCGGTGCGGTGGCCGCCGTCTACGACGCCCTCGCCGACCTGATGGCCGCGGTCGGCACCGAAGGCGGCCGCCCGGCCCGGCGCCGGCTGACCACCGCGTACGACACCGCCTACGAGGCGCTCTACGCCCACCGGCTGCCGCTGTACCGCCCCGACACCCGCGAACGGCGGCTGCGCGACCGCCTCGCGGTGGCCGGAGCGCTCAGCGAGGCGGCGCTCACCCTGCTGTGGGAGAACGAGCCCCTGTCCGACGACCTGGCCCGCACCCCCGCCCTGCTCGCCCGCTCGATACGCACCGGGCAGCCCCCCGGCCCGCTGCCCGCGCCCGTCCCGGACACCGCGGGCAAGGTGGCCGTGCACCGCGCGGTACTGCTCGCCGCCCGGGTCTTCGACGGCGAACCGGCGCCCGCCGTCGGCCCCGTGGGGCCCGGACTCCCGCAGCGGCTGCGCCGTGCGTCCGGCGCGGCAGGGCGCGAGTACGCGGCCCGGGTGGCGCTGTGCGTCGGGGGCAGCACCGCACTCGCCCGCACACTCCCCGGCGACCACTGGTACTGGCTGCCCGCCACGGCCGCCTTCCTCGTCAAACCGGATATGGGCCCGCTGTTCTCGCGGGCCGTCTCACGCGCCCTCGGCACCGCGGTGGGCGTGGCCGTCTTCGGCGCGCTCGCCGCCCTCCTCGGCCCGGTCGCGGGGGTTCCCGGGGTCTGGCCGGTGGCCGTGGCCGCGCTCTGCTCGGCGCTGATCCCCGTCTCCGTACGCCACTTCGCGCTCCAGACCGCCGTGCTCACCCCGCTGCTGCTCTCCCTGGTCTACCTCGGCGGGGACACCGACCCCGAGTACACCCGGCTGATGGACACCCTGCTGGCCTGCGTGGTGGTGCTGGCCGCCGGGGCGCTGCCGGGGCTCGGCGGCCCGCGGGCCCAGGTGTCCGTCCGGCTCTCACTCGCCGTACGCGCCACCCGCGACCACCTCGACCGGGTGCTCACCGCCGGTACCCCCTACGCGGTACGGCTCCGGCTGCGCCGCGAGGCGTACCGCACCCTGGCCGACGCCCGCCGCGCGGTGGCGGTGGCCAGTGCCGAACACCCGCCCTTCGGACGTGACCTGGCGGTGTGGGCCCCGGTGGTCTCCGCGCTGGAGGAGATCGTGGACACCGCGACGGCCTGCGGTGTCCGGCTCGACCAGGGCGCCCCGGCCCCCGACGCGGAACTGGCCGAGCGGCTGCGGACCGCTCTTTCGGACCTCGCCGACGCCGTCGCCACCCGCCGCCCTCCGACGGACCTGACGCTGCCCGCGGGCGGTGTGCTGGAGGAGTGCGCCACCCTCGCGGATGTCACCGCCGGGCTGCGCCGGGCGCGCGAACTGGCGTCCTCGTAG